The genomic segment CCGAACCCGGCCAGGGTCCGGAGCCGGCTGCGATCCCGGACGACGACGAAGTGCCAGGGCTGGCTGTTCCGGCTGCTGCCGCTGCGGCGTCCGGCGTCGAGGATCCTCCGCAGGATGCGGTCGGGGATCGGTCGGTCGGTGAAGGTGCGGAGATCGCGTTTGGTGACGATGCACCGGTAGGTGTCCATGAAGGCTCATTTGTTACAATGGGCCCGTGACCCTGCGGCCTTCCGACGTCGTCGAGCTGCGCATCGACCGGATGAGCTACGGCGGCCGGGGCGTGGCGCGCCTGGACGGCTTTGTCGTCTTTGTGGACGACGCGGCGCCCGGCGACCGCCTGTCGGCCCGGCTGCGGGTTGTGAAGAAGTCCTATGCCGAAGCCGAACCCGTCCGTATCAGCGAGGCGTCGCCCCTGCGGATCGCGCCCAGCTGTCCCCACTTCGGACCCTGCGGCGGGTGTCTCTGGCAGCACCTGGCATACCGGGCCCAGCTGGAGGCCAAACGGGCGATCGTCGCGGAGAGCCTGGCTCAGCTGGGGGGCATCGAGCACGTCGCGGTGCGTCCCGTCATCGGCATGGACGACCCGTGGCGGTACCGCAACAAGATGGAGTTCACCTTCCTGCCCGGCGGCGGACTCGGGTTGCACCGCCGCGGGCGCTGGGACGAGGTCGTCGACCTCTCGACGTGCCTGCTGCCGTCCCCGCGGGTCGTGGACGTCCTCGTCGACGTCAAAGCCTTCGCCCGCCGTCACAACCTCCCGGGCTACGATCCCCGCAGACACCAGGGACTGTTGCGCCAGCTCGTGGTCCGCGAAGGCCGGGCCACCGGCGACCTCCTCGTCACGATCGTCACCGCCACGGGGCAGTTCCCCCAGGCTCGGGCGCTGGCCGACCACCTGGCTGGCAGGCATGCCGGGTTGACCGGAGTCCTGTGGGCGGTCAACCCTGCCAGGGGCGACACGATCGAGCTCCAGGGGGCGCAGGTGCTCTACGGGCGTCCCTACATCTTCGAGCGGCTGCGAGGGCTGACCTTCAAGATCGGACCGGCGACCTTCTTCCAGACGAATACCCTGCAGGCCGAGCGCATGATCGACGTCGTCCGGGAGATGGCGGGGGAGGCGGAGGAGGTCGTCGACCTGTACTGCGGCGTGGGAACCTTCGCTCTGGCCCTGGCCGGGCAGTCCCGCCGTGTGCACGGTGTCGAAGTGGTGGCCGCCTCGGTGGAGGCGGCGCAGGAGAACGCACGTCTCAACGGCATCGCCAACGCCGACTTTTACGTGGCGGATGTGCGGCGGTTCGTCCGCCTGCCGGCGGGGGGTCGTCCCGATCTCGTCATCCTCGACCCCCCGCGGGCGGGGGCCGGCCGGCAGGTGATGACGGCCCTCGGCCGGGCGGCGCCGCGCCGGGTGATCTACATCTCCTGCAATCCGACCACCCTGGCGCCGGATCTGCGCCACCTCCTGCCGGCGGGCTACCGGATCCTGGCGATCCAGCCCTTCGACCTCTTCCCCCACACCTACCACGTCGAGTGCGTCGTGCTCCTCGAGCGCGAGACCCCTTAAGGCGGAGGAGGGCCTGACGTGGAGGACCGCCTGCGGGGCGGGCCGGGCTACCGTCTCCTTCGGGTCCTCGTCCGGGGGCTGCTGCGGGCGGGGTGGGGGCTGCGGGTCAGCGGGCTGGAGTACCTGCCGCCTCCACCCTGCGTGCTGGCTCCCGCCCACGGCAGCGAGATCGACGCGGTCGTGCTCTCCGCCTCGCTGCCCTTCCGGCCGACCTTCCTGGCGGCGCGCGAACTCGAGCGGTTTCCGTGGCTGTTTCGCCTCATCCGGTGGTTCGATCCCGTCTTTGTCCGGCGAGGGGGCCTGGCCGATATCGGCAGCGTGCGCGCCTGCCTGGCACGTCTGGAGCGCGGGGACGTACTCGTCATCTTCCCGGAGGGCCGCGTCGTGCAGTCCGCCGAACCCGGCCCGTTCCACCCCGGCGCGGCGTTTCTGGCGCTGCGGGCGCAGGTGCCGCTGGTGCCCGTCGCGCTCCTCGGTCTGGAACGGATGTGGCCGCTGGGGGCCCGCTGGCCCCGCCCGTCGCGGATCGCGGTGCGCATCGGCCGGCCGCTGCGGCCCCGGCCGGGGGAGGAGCCCGACGCCCTGACCGCCCGGCTGAGACAGGCCGTCGTCTCGCTGCGCCGGGCGGAGACAATCGGGTAGAACCTCTGTGAGGATGCGCCCGGTTCCGTCAATCGTCCTCCTGATCGTGGTGATCGTGGGCCTGGTCGGCGGCGTCGGAGTCGCCGCGCCTCCCGCGGCACCGCCCACGCTCGTCTCCGCCGTGGAGGCGTTTCGGCGCGGGGACTGCGCAGCCCATACCGCCGCCCTTCGGACCCTGGCGGAGGATCCGTCGCCCGCGGGCGCGCGCGCCGCGGTCCTGTTGGCCGGGTGCCTGCGGGCGCAGCGTCGGTACGGGGAAGCGCGCACGATGTTCGAGGTAGCGGCGTCGCGGCATCCGACGCTGGCGGCGTTCCTGCGCCTCCAGGCCGCCGAAGCGGCGGCCGCGGCAGGGGATCTCGAGGCGGCCCTGCGCGATCTCGCCGCCCCGTTCGACGGCGCCTCCCCGGCCGTCTTGCGGCGCGTCGCGGTTCTTCGGGGGGACGCGCTGCTGCGCGCCGGACGGCCGGAGGAAGCCGCGGATGCGCTGCGGCAGGTCCCCGGGCTCGACGGGTCCGATGACGAGATCCAATCCCGCGTCTGGTGGCTGCGCGGCGTGGCGGCGGAACGTACGGGGAATCGCCGGGAAGCGACGGAGGCCTACGCGATGGCGTGGTGGGCCTTCCCGGGCTCGGCGGGCGAATCCGCGGCGGGACTGCGGCTGCGGGCGGTGACCGGTCGATCGTCTCCGCCGATCCCCGCCCTCGCGCGTGTGGAGCGGGCGAGGCGGCTGCTGAAAAGGGGCGAGCCGAAGGCGGCGGAGCGGGAGTGGAGCCTGGCCGTACGGGATCCGCTTCCCGACGATATCGCCGCCGAAGCGTGGTATCATCTGGGCCTGCTGCGCCTGGGGACGCCGGGCGCCGTCAACGCTTTTGTGCGGGCCGCCCGGTATCCGACCCGGTCCGAGGAGACGCAGTACTACCTCGGCGTGGCCTACCACGCCGTCGGCCGGCGCGCAGACGCACTGGCCGTCTGGAACCGCCTGGCCGACCGGCGCAGCCCCTGGGCCTCGCGGGCCTACCTCAACCTCGGCCGGTGGGCGGAGGCCGGGCGGCGGTGGCGCGAGGCGGATGCCTGGTATCTGCGCGCGGCCACCAACGCACCGCAGGCGCCGTCGGCCGACGAGGCGCGGTGGCGACGGGGGTGGATCCGCGTCCGCACCGGCCGGACCGTCGAGGCGGAGCGTCTGTTCCTGGAATACGGGCAGGCGTTCCCCCGCACGCCCCGTGCCCCGGCCCACCTCTATTGGGCGGGCCGCATGAGGGCCGACCGGGGCGCGGATCCCCGTGGGCTGTACCGCATCGTCGCCGAGCGGTACCCGCTGACCTTCTACGGGCAGCGCGCGCGGGCGCGGCTGCGGATGCCTCCGCCGCCGCGCCCGGCTGCGCCGCCCGCCCCGGGACTTCCCGACGGGGAGTTCACCGCCCCCCACCTGGAACTTGCGGCGCTGGGGTTCTCCCGCGAGGCGGCGGAGGAGACGGAGGCCCATCCGGCGTGGGAGACGTCCGCGGAACTGCGCCGGCTGGCGGCGGCGTTGTGGGCCGCGGCGGAGGAACCGGCGAAAGCCGCCGCCGCCGTTGAGCCGCTGGTCGCTTCCGCCCTGCTGCACACAGAAGAGGCCGATCCGGAGGTGTGGCCCCTGGCCTATCCCCGTCCCTTCTGGTCGGACCTGCTGAGCCAGGCGGACCACAGCGGCGTCGATCCCTATCTCGTTCTGGCCGTGATGAGGGAAGAGAGTCGGTTCGATCCGCAGGCGGTCTCGCCGGCACGGGCCGTGGGGCTGATGCAGCTGTTGCCGACGACGGCGCAGGGGATCCTGGGGGCGCGACTGCCGCCGTCCCGCCTGACGAATCCCCAGCTCAACATCCGCGCCGGGGTGCGCTATCTCGCCGGGCTCCTCCGCAGGTACGACGGGAACGTCGCGCTCGCCGTGGCCGCCTATAACGCCGGACCGGGCGGGGTCCGCGCCGTCCGCCACCTGGCGGCAACCGACCTGGATCGGTTCGTGGAGAGTCTGCCCTACGCGGAGACGCGGACCTACGTCCGCCACGTCCTGCAGTCCTACGGCATCTACCGCTGGCTGTACCCCTGACGGCCGTCTGAAGCCCGGATCCGACGGGCATAGTGCCGTTGAGCGAGCCCCCGCCCCCATGTTTACAGAGTCCTTCGACATTACGCGTCCGACCTGGGATCCGCAGACGCTGGCGGCGTTGCTGCGCCGTCTCCACGACAGCGGCTACCAGGACCTCACGGTGGACTACCACAGCCTGCTGGCTCGTTATCTGCGTCCCCGGACCGACCTGGACAGGCTGGTGCCCGCCGCCGGCGAATTCGTGGACGTGCTGATTCCTCCCGGCCATCCCTCCGCCCGTATCATCCTGCACCGCCCCGAGGTCACGCTGCTCCGGGCGGTCCTCGCCGGGAGGAGCCAGCAGGAAGTCCGACTGGTCGGAGCGGCCCTCAAGGTTCACCTCGAGGCGGTCCTCGGCAGGGAGGTGGAGGTGGAAGAACACAGCCGCGCGCTGTTGGCCCGGTTCCGCCGGGACGTCCTCCCGGTCCTGCAGCTGGCCGGTAACGGCGAGCCGCCCCGCGGGATACGCAGCCCGGTCGCGGTCCAGGTGCTGCGGGCGATGCGCCACCAGCCCGTCGTCCGCGGCCGGCCGACCATCCTGGCCTCCCAGTGCGCGCCGTTGGCACCCGACCGGACCGTCGAGCAGATCCGCGAGGCGCTGGAGCAGCTCGTCGGCGAAGGGTGGCTGGAACGGTGGCACGTGGTGCTGTGCCGGGAGAAGGGGGTCTGGCTGGGCTCGTCGGCCAGTCCCGACGAGATCCGGGCCTTCACCGGGCTCATGATGGACTGCCCGCACTGCGGCCGCCGCATCAGCGACGAGCAGGCCGACATCGCCTACCGGCTCGGCGAGCGGACGCCCGCCGACAACCGCTGGCTGTGCGACCTCGTGGAAACGGCGCTGCGCCGGCTGGGGGTGGAGGCGGTCGCGGTGCACCCTACCGGGGGCGCCGCTGTGGACGGCGCGGCCTGCTATCACGGCGCGGTGATCCTGTTCCGGGCCAAGGACGATCCTGCGGACATCGGCGATGTGATGCGTCTGCAGGAGCAGGGCCGGCGGCTGGCGGGTGAGGGCTGGCGGGTCTTTCCTCTCCTGGTGGCGGACCGACCCCTGGGCCTGGATGTGGGCGGCATCGAGGTCACGGTGGTCGAAGGGATGGCCGCCCTGGATGACGCGCTCGAACACCTCCTGCGGGCGGCACGCGAGGCCAGCCTCGAGCTGCTGCTGCCGGAAGCCCTCCGTCCCGCCGGCATCCCGCTGGCGGACTTCCTGCCCGCCGACTGATCCGAACTCTCCACAGGAGTTCGCTCCGGCGGGGTCGTAGGGTCGTAGGAGACTCTGCCCTCCGGAGGTTGGATCCGTGGCCAGACCCAAAGTGTATGTCTGCCGGCGCATCCCGGAGGCGGCCCTGGAGATCGTGCGCGGGGTGGCCGAGATGCGCCTGTGGGACCGCGAAGACGTCCCTCCGCCCCGTGACGTGCTGCTGCAGGAGGCGGCCGAGTGCGACGGGCTGCTCACCCTGCTGACCGACCGCGTGGACGGCGAACTGCTGGCGCGCGCGCCGCGCCTGCGGGTCGTCGCCAACATGGCCGTGGGGTTCGACAACATCGACGTGGCCGCGGCCACGGCCCGCGGCGTCGTCGTCACCAACACGCCCGAGGTGCTCACCGAGACCACGGCCGACTTCGCCTTCGCCCTCATCCTGGCCGCCGCCCGGCGGCTGGTGGAGGCCGATGCCTTCACCCGCGCCGGTCGGTGGAAGACCTGGGGACCGCTGCTGCTGGCCGGTCAGGACGTGCACCACGCCACCCTGGGGCTGATCGGGGTCGGCCGCATCGGGTCGGCGGTCGCCCGGCGCGCCAGGGGGTTCGAGATGCGCATCCTCTACTACGACACCG from the Armatimonadota bacterium genome contains:
- the rlmD gene encoding 23S rRNA (uracil(1939)-C(5))-methyltransferase RlmD; its protein translation is MTLRPSDVVELRIDRMSYGGRGVARLDGFVVFVDDAAPGDRLSARLRVVKKSYAEAEPVRISEASPLRIAPSCPHFGPCGGCLWQHLAYRAQLEAKRAIVAESLAQLGGIEHVAVRPVIGMDDPWRYRNKMEFTFLPGGGLGLHRRGRWDEVVDLSTCLLPSPRVVDVLVDVKAFARRHNLPGYDPRRHQGLLRQLVVREGRATGDLLVTIVTATGQFPQARALADHLAGRHAGLTGVLWAVNPARGDTIELQGAQVLYGRPYIFERLRGLTFKIGPATFFQTNTLQAERMIDVVREMAGEAEEVVDLYCGVGTFALALAGQSRRVHGVEVVAASVEAAQENARLNGIANADFYVADVRRFVRLPAGGRPDLVILDPPRAGAGRQVMTALGRAAPRRVIYISCNPTTLAPDLRHLLPAGYRILAIQPFDLFPHTYHVECVVLLERETP
- a CDS encoding lysophospholipid acyltransferase family protein; its protein translation is MEDRLRGGPGYRLLRVLVRGLLRAGWGLRVSGLEYLPPPPCVLAPAHGSEIDAVVLSASLPFRPTFLAARELERFPWLFRLIRWFDPVFVRRGGLADIGSVRACLARLERGDVLVIFPEGRVVQSAEPGPFHPGAAFLALRAQVPLVPVALLGLERMWPLGARWPRPSRIAVRIGRPLRPRPGEEPDALTARLRQAVVSLRRAETIG
- a CDS encoding transglycosylase SLT domain-containing protein translates to MRPVPSIVLLIVVIVGLVGGVGVAAPPAAPPTLVSAVEAFRRGDCAAHTAALRTLAEDPSPAGARAAVLLAGCLRAQRRYGEARTMFEVAASRHPTLAAFLRLQAAEAAAAAGDLEAALRDLAAPFDGASPAVLRRVAVLRGDALLRAGRPEEAADALRQVPGLDGSDDEIQSRVWWLRGVAAERTGNRREATEAYAMAWWAFPGSAGESAAGLRLRAVTGRSSPPIPALARVERARRLLKRGEPKAAEREWSLAVRDPLPDDIAAEAWYHLGLLRLGTPGAVNAFVRAARYPTRSEETQYYLGVAYHAVGRRADALAVWNRLADRRSPWASRAYLNLGRWAEAGRRWREADAWYLRAATNAPQAPSADEARWRRGWIRVRTGRTVEAERLFLEYGQAFPRTPRAPAHLYWAGRMRADRGADPRGLYRIVAERYPLTFYGQRARARLRMPPPPRPAAPPAPGLPDGEFTAPHLELAALGFSREAAEETEAHPAWETSAELRRLAAALWAAAEEPAKAAAAVEPLVASALLHTEEADPEVWPLAYPRPFWSDLLSQADHSGVDPYLVLAVMREESRFDPQAVSPARAVGLMQLLPTTAQGILGARLPPSRLTNPQLNIRAGVRYLAGLLRRYDGNVALAVAAYNAGPGGVRAVRHLAATDLDRFVESLPYAETRTYVRHVLQSYGIYRWLYP
- a CDS encoding D-glycerate dehydrogenase, with protein sequence MARPKVYVCRRIPEAALEIVRGVAEMRLWDREDVPPPRDVLLQEAAECDGLLTLLTDRVDGELLARAPRLRVVANMAVGFDNIDVAAATARGVVVTNTPEVLTETTADFAFALILAAARRLVEADAFTRAGRWKTWGPLLLAGQDVHHATLGLIGVGRIGSAVARRARGFEMRILYYDTVRRHDLERQLGLEFRELNDVLREADIISVHVPLTPQTRHLIGREQFRMMKKTAVFVNAARGPIVDQAALVEALRTRTIYAAGLDVFEQEPIAPDDPLLTLDNVVVAPHIASASIPTRTRMATLAAENLAAVLQGRRPPTPVNPEVLDRPS